In one Modestobacter sp. L9-4 genomic region, the following are encoded:
- the lspA gene encoding signal peptidase II yields the protein MSEQSHPTPGPVSGSSAATPPPRRSRARLLLGLALAVLVLDLGTKLLVVATIDRGENIRTLGGAVYLTQARNTGAAFAFAEGATVVFTLIALAVAVVIVRSARRLFSTGWAVALALVLGGAVGNLVDRVFRDPGFLRGGVVDWISVFGPNGEHYPIFNVADSAIVCGGVLGALLAFRGIEFDGGRTKDKEAARTAAADAERDAGTAAG from the coding sequence GTGTCCGAGCAGTCCCACCCCACCCCGGGGCCGGTGAGCGGGTCCTCCGCCGCCACCCCTCCGCCGCGCCGCTCCCGGGCCCGGTTGCTGCTCGGGCTGGCCCTCGCCGTGCTCGTCCTGGACCTCGGCACGAAGCTGCTGGTCGTCGCCACCATCGACCGCGGCGAGAACATCCGCACGCTGGGCGGGGCCGTCTACCTGACCCAGGCGCGCAACACCGGCGCGGCGTTCGCCTTCGCCGAGGGCGCCACCGTGGTGTTCACCCTCATCGCCCTGGCGGTGGCGGTGGTCATCGTGCGCAGCGCCCGCCGGCTGTTCTCCACCGGCTGGGCGGTCGCGCTGGCCCTGGTCCTCGGTGGCGCGGTCGGCAACCTGGTCGACCGGGTCTTCCGCGACCCGGGGTTCCTGCGCGGCGGCGTCGTCGACTGGATCTCGGTGTTCGGGCCGAACGGCGAGCACTACCCGATCTTCAACGTGGCCGACTCCGCGATCGTCTGCGGCGGCGTGCTGGGTGCGCTGCTGGCCTTCCGCGGCATCGAGTTCGACGGCGGCCGGACGAAGGACAAGGAGGCCGCGCGCACGGCCGCGGCCGACGCCGAACGGGACGCCGGGACCGCCGCCGGCTGA
- a CDS encoding RluA family pseudouridine synthase: protein MTSHSGPTTTGGRRGELRSVPVPDGLEGQRVDQALARMFGISRGVAADLADAGAVVVDGRPRGKGDRLTGGSWLEVELPPPPGEPAAPQPVAGMTVVYDDDDVVVIDKPVGVAAHGSPGWTGPTVTGGLAAAGYRISTSGAAERQGIVHRLDAATTGLMVVAKSERAYTLLKAAFKERTVDKGYHALVQGHPDPSKGTIDAPIDRHPKHDWRFAVVTGGRPSVTHYEVMEAFPSASLVDIHLETGRTHQIRVHFSALKHPCVGDLTYGADPALAARLGVGRQWLHAVRLGFAHPADGRWVQFTSEYPADLAGALALLRSEN from the coding sequence GTGACGAGCCACTCTGGACCGACCACCACCGGCGGACGGCGCGGTGAGCTGCGCTCCGTCCCGGTGCCCGACGGCCTGGAGGGCCAGCGGGTCGACCAGGCGCTGGCGCGGATGTTCGGCATCAGCCGCGGTGTGGCCGCCGACCTCGCCGACGCCGGGGCCGTGGTCGTCGACGGCCGGCCGCGCGGCAAGGGCGACCGGCTGACCGGCGGCAGCTGGCTGGAGGTCGAGCTGCCCCCGCCCCCGGGCGAGCCGGCCGCACCGCAGCCGGTGGCCGGCATGACCGTCGTGTACGACGACGACGACGTCGTGGTGATCGACAAGCCGGTCGGCGTCGCCGCGCACGGCAGCCCGGGCTGGACCGGGCCCACCGTCACCGGCGGGCTGGCCGCGGCCGGGTACCGCATCTCCACCAGCGGTGCGGCCGAGCGGCAGGGCATCGTGCACCGGCTGGACGCCGCCACCACCGGGCTGATGGTGGTGGCCAAGAGCGAGCGCGCCTACACGCTGCTCAAGGCCGCCTTCAAGGAGCGCACCGTCGACAAGGGCTACCACGCCCTGGTGCAGGGCCACCCCGACCCGTCCAAGGGCACCATCGACGCCCCCATCGACCGGCACCCCAAGCACGACTGGCGCTTCGCCGTCGTCACCGGTGGGCGCCCGTCGGTCACCCACTACGAGGTCATGGAGGCCTTCCCGTCGGCCAGCCTGGTCGACATCCACCTGGAGACCGGGCGCACCCACCAGATCCGGGTGCACTTCTCCGCGCTGAAGCACCCCTGCGTCGGCGACCTGACCTACGGCGCCGACCCGGCGCTGGCCGCCCGGCTGGGCGTGGGCCGGCAGTGGCTGCACGCCGTCCGGCTCGGGTTCGCCCACCCGGCCGACGGTCGCTGGGTGCAGTTCACCAGCGAGTACCCGGCCGACCTCGCCGGTGCCCTGGCGCTGCTGCGCAGCGAGAACTGA
- the mqo gene encoding malate dehydrogenase (quinone): MTSDAHNPDVVLVGGGIMSATLAALLGIVAPDWTVQVFESGTAVAGESSGPWNNAGTGHSALCELNYTPARPDGTVDPTKAIGINEQFQVSRQFWSHLVRSGLTDSPKSFITSVPHISFVTGPDGHRYMRNRYEALAPQPLFAGLEHTDSPGELTDWVPLMMERRDPTEAVAATRSLSGTDVNFGALTGLLVDAAVARGVQLHLRHRVAKVRRETDGRWATTVTDLDTGAKRTVRSRFLFVGAGGGALPLLQGSGIPEIRRFGGFPVSGQFLRSRNPELVARHQAKVYGQAKVGAPPMSVPHLDLRLIDGEQSLLFGPYAGFSPKFLKSGSMWDLPRSVRSGNLGSMLGAGIANIPLTRYLIGQVLQSTGSRFKALEEFVPTAESGDWELITAGQRVQVIKQDPNTKRGVLQFGTELIVGAEGTIAGLLGASPGASTATAAMLTLLERAFPDRIDGWRPLLQEAIPSYGHQLSDNPELLAEVRADTTKTLELRG, translated from the coding sequence GTGACCAGCGACGCTCACAACCCCGACGTCGTCCTCGTCGGCGGCGGCATCATGAGCGCCACGCTCGCCGCCCTGCTGGGGATCGTCGCGCCGGACTGGACCGTCCAGGTGTTCGAGTCCGGCACCGCGGTGGCCGGGGAGAGCTCCGGGCCGTGGAACAACGCCGGCACCGGGCACTCCGCGCTGTGCGAGCTGAACTACACCCCGGCCCGCCCCGACGGCACGGTCGACCCGACCAAGGCCATCGGGATCAACGAGCAGTTCCAGGTGTCCCGGCAGTTCTGGTCGCACCTGGTGCGCAGCGGGCTGACCGACTCGCCCAAGTCCTTCATCACCTCCGTGCCGCACATCAGCTTCGTCACCGGCCCCGACGGCCACCGCTACATGCGCAACCGCTACGAGGCGCTGGCACCGCAGCCGCTGTTCGCCGGACTGGAGCACACCGACTCCCCCGGTGAGCTGACCGACTGGGTCCCGCTGATGATGGAGCGCCGCGACCCCACCGAGGCCGTCGCCGCCACCCGGTCCCTCTCCGGCACCGACGTGAACTTCGGCGCGCTCACCGGGCTGCTCGTCGACGCGGCCGTCGCCCGCGGCGTGCAGCTGCACCTGCGGCACCGGGTGGCCAAGGTGCGCCGGGAGACCGACGGGCGCTGGGCCACCACCGTCACCGACCTGGACACCGGCGCCAAGCGGACCGTGCGCAGCAGGTTCTTGTTCGTCGGCGCCGGCGGTGGCGCGCTGCCCCTGCTGCAGGGCTCGGGCATCCCGGAGATCCGCCGGTTCGGTGGCTTCCCGGTCAGTGGCCAGTTCCTGCGCAGCCGCAACCCCGAGCTGGTCGCCCGGCACCAGGCCAAGGTCTACGGCCAGGCCAAGGTCGGGGCGCCGCCGATGTCGGTGCCGCACCTGGACCTGCGGCTCATCGACGGCGAGCAGTCGCTGCTGTTCGGGCCCTACGCCGGCTTCTCGCCCAAGTTCCTGAAGTCCGGGTCGATGTGGGACCTGCCGCGCTCGGTGCGCAGCGGCAACCTCGGCTCGATGCTGGGCGCGGGCATCGCCAACATCCCGCTGACGAGGTACCTGATCGGGCAGGTGCTGCAGTCGACCGGCTCGCGGTTCAAGGCGCTGGAGGAGTTCGTGCCCACCGCCGAGTCCGGCGACTGGGAGCTGATCACCGCCGGCCAGCGCGTGCAGGTCATCAAGCAGGACCCGAACACCAAGCGCGGCGTCCTGCAGTTCGGCACAGAGCTCATCGTGGGTGCCGAGGGCACCATCGCCGGCCTGTTGGGCGCCTCCCCGGGCGCCTCGACCGCGACGGCGGCCATGCTCACGCTGCTGGAGCGGGCCTTCCCCGACCGGATCGACGGCTGGCGCCCGCTGCTGCAGGAGGCCATCCCCTCCTACGGCCACCAGCTCTCGGACAACCCCGAGCTGCTGGCCGAGGTCCGCGCCGACACGACGAAGACCCTGGAACTGCGGGGCTGA
- a CDS encoding LON peptidase substrate-binding domain-containing protein produces the protein MTASGNGEGAGGREVIPLFPLETPLFPGVVLPLQIFEPRYRRLVADLTDLPEGQPRHFGVVAIRQGWEVEQVSPAEALYDVGCTAVVRVIAPQRDGGYQLVAVGGERFRLLDVLVPSGPGEPPYLQALVEWLGEEEAAEDAAGDADGLTGPDTGAGIVPEDVLSEVARGSLGVLAGNVRELFARYVADVAIRQSGDVGGLPEEVLEALTPDELLGDDDEDGGELGGTAALLREVADDARGLSYLVASAALLTTEDRQALLAESATRRRLALESRLLRRELTLLRTLGAVPVPLRQFATPMTSN, from the coding sequence CGCTCTTCCCGCTGGAGACCCCGCTGTTCCCCGGCGTGGTCCTGCCGCTGCAGATCTTCGAGCCCCGCTACCGGCGGCTCGTCGCCGACCTCACCGACCTGCCCGAGGGCCAGCCGCGCCACTTCGGGGTGGTGGCCATCCGGCAGGGCTGGGAGGTCGAGCAGGTCTCCCCCGCCGAGGCGCTGTACGACGTCGGCTGCACCGCGGTGGTGCGGGTGATCGCCCCGCAGCGCGACGGCGGGTACCAGCTGGTCGCCGTCGGCGGTGAGCGGTTCCGGCTGCTCGACGTCCTGGTGCCCTCCGGCCCCGGTGAGCCGCCCTACCTGCAGGCGCTGGTCGAGTGGCTGGGCGAGGAGGAGGCGGCCGAGGACGCCGCCGGGGACGCCGACGGGCTCACCGGCCCGGACACCGGGGCCGGGATCGTGCCGGAGGACGTGCTCAGCGAGGTGGCCCGCGGGTCGCTGGGGGTGCTCGCCGGCAACGTCCGCGAGCTGTTCGCCCGGTACGTCGCCGACGTGGCGATCCGCCAGTCGGGGGACGTCGGCGGGCTGCCGGAGGAGGTGCTCGAGGCGCTCACCCCCGACGAGCTGCTCGGCGACGACGACGAGGACGGCGGGGAGCTCGGCGGCACGGCGGCGCTGCTGCGCGAGGTCGCCGACGACGCCCGGGGGCTGTCCTACCTGGTCGCCTCCGCGGCGCTGCTGACCACCGAGGACCGGCAGGCGCTGCTGGCGGAGTCGGCCACCCGCCGCCGGCTGGCCCTGGAGTCCCGGCTGCTGCGCCGGGAGCTCACGCTGCTGCGCACGCTGGGCGCCGTCCCGGTACCGCTGCGGCAGTTCGCCACCCCGATGACCTCGAACTGA
- a CDS encoding CPBP family intramembrane glutamic endopeptidase has translation MSAPDLTSFADLGPAQLAAAVIAVYLVVGEPFVGYVLHRRFEGRLRSDPAARRSFYRRLLVLEWGLAAVTLVVWLAAPHVGAADVGLRLPTGLPGPLTSVVVVALLVLAVLSVRALRSGALAGPPPEALRRTRPGDARHAEPPGHAALALLPRSTGERRLFALVGVTAGVCEEWLYRGFFLAVVAALAPGLPALVLVLVAGVAFGLAHAYQGPTGVLTTGVLGALLAGVYLSTGSLLLPVLLHAAIDLRFLLVPSSALPSASVVPVR, from the coding sequence GTGTCCGCCCCCGACCTCACCTCCTTCGCCGACCTCGGTCCGGCGCAGCTGGCCGCGGCGGTGATCGCCGTCTACCTGGTCGTGGGGGAGCCGTTCGTCGGGTACGTCCTGCACCGGCGCTTCGAGGGGCGGCTGCGGTCCGACCCGGCCGCCCGGCGGTCGTTCTACCGGCGGCTGCTGGTGCTCGAGTGGGGCCTGGCGGCGGTGACGCTGGTGGTGTGGCTGGCCGCCCCCCACGTCGGTGCCGCCGACGTGGGTCTCCGGCTGCCGACCGGTCTGCCGGGCCCGCTCACCTCGGTCGTCGTCGTCGCGCTGCTGGTGCTGGCGGTGCTGTCGGTCCGGGCGCTGCGGTCCGGGGCGCTGGCCGGGCCCCCGCCGGAGGCGCTGCGCCGCACCCGCCCCGGTGACGCCCGGCACGCCGAGCCGCCCGGCCACGCCGCGCTCGCGCTGCTGCCGCGCAGCACCGGTGAGCGCCGGCTGTTCGCGCTCGTCGGCGTCACCGCCGGGGTGTGCGAGGAGTGGCTGTACCGCGGCTTCTTCCTGGCCGTGGTCGCCGCGCTGGCCCCGGGGCTCCCCGCCCTCGTGCTCGTGCTGGTCGCCGGGGTGGCCTTCGGCCTGGCGCACGCCTACCAGGGGCCGACCGGGGTGCTGACCACCGGCGTGCTCGGCGCGCTGCTGGCCGGCGTGTACCTGTCCACCGGGTCGCTGTTGCTGCCGGTGCTGCTGCACGCCGCGATCGACCTGCGCTTCCTGCTCGTCCCCTCCTCCGCGCTGCCGTCCGCCTCCGTCGTCCCGGTCCGGTGA
- a CDS encoding DUF2567 domain-containing protein, whose protein sequence is MTDPRSAGPLPPFPARPGSAGGPDPAPGTDTEQIPTGDPQPFPASGPQPFPASGPQPFPASGPQPSSASGPQPSSASGPQPFPASGPQPFPASGPQPVSGPGQPASAEPFGAHPSGVPLPGAPSGAESPGGQPGGVEPVGEPGPPVPPWAQARRAGVPGLRGSRQDLRTGLLTVLVLALSGLPAGALWLWLAPRADYRVTETDVVPVSGLPNSELFMSDDGVFVLVLAALGLLAGLVVWRLRSRRGALLLTALATGVLAAGVVAWQLGAWLGAGPTEADLTEVGRTVTTGLGLRATAALAVGPFLAVVVYLVAATYTSRQDLGRPEPDDQPLRLPLPPVPPPAT, encoded by the coding sequence GTGACCGACCCCCGATCCGCCGGGCCGCTGCCCCCCTTCCCGGCGCGTCCCGGCTCCGCGGGCGGTCCGGACCCCGCTCCGGGGACCGACACCGAGCAGATCCCCACCGGCGACCCGCAGCCGTTCCCGGCCTCCGGTCCGCAGCCGTTCCCGGCGTCGGGTCCGCAGCCGTTCCCGGCGTCGGGTCCGCAGCCGTCCTCGGCCTCGGGTCCGCAGCCGTCCTCGGCCTCGGGTCCGCAGCCGTTCCCGGCCTCGGGTCCGCAGCCGTTCCCGGCGTCCGGGCCGCAGCCCGTGTCCGGGCCCGGGCAGCCGGCCTCGGCGGAGCCGTTCGGTGCCCACCCGTCAGGGGTCCCGCTGCCGGGTGCTCCGTCAGGTGCCGAGTCCCCGGGCGGTCAGCCCGGCGGGGTCGAGCCGGTCGGTGAGCCGGGGCCGCCGGTCCCGCCGTGGGCGCAGGCCCGCCGGGCGGGCGTCCCGGGGCTGCGGGGGAGCCGGCAGGACCTGCGGACCGGGCTGCTCACCGTGCTGGTGCTCGCCCTGTCCGGGCTGCCCGCGGGCGCGCTGTGGCTGTGGCTGGCGCCGCGGGCGGACTACCGGGTGACCGAGACCGACGTCGTCCCGGTCAGCGGGCTGCCCAACTCCGAGCTGTTCATGTCCGACGACGGCGTCTTCGTGCTCGTCCTGGCCGCGCTCGGGCTGCTGGCCGGGCTGGTGGTCTGGCGGCTGCGCAGCCGGCGGGGCGCACTGCTGCTGACCGCGCTGGCCACCGGGGTGCTCGCCGCCGGGGTGGTCGCCTGGCAGCTGGGCGCGTGGCTGGGCGCCGGTCCCACAGAGGCCGACCTGACCGAGGTGGGCCGCACGGTCACCACCGGGCTGGGGCTGCGGGCCACCGCCGCGCTCGCGGTCGGGCCGTTCCTGGCGGTGGTGGTCTACCTGGTGGCCGCCACCTACACCTCGCGTCAGGACCTGGGCCGCCCCGAGCCCGACGACCAGCCGCTGCGTCTCCCGCTCCCGCCGGTCCCGCCGCCGGCCACCTGA
- a CDS encoding GNAT family N-acetyltransferase — protein MSTPAARLATPADWPEVSALRQRVFVAEQGVPAELELDERDAAAVHALSRDDAGRVAATGRLLPDAAGPGRAIVGRMAADASVRGRGHGSAVLAVLEAEAAARGQRAVELHAQVSARGFYDRAGYTAVGEQYEEAGITHVTMVKELPAR, from the coding sequence GTGAGCACCCCGGCCGCCCGCCTCGCCACGCCCGCCGACTGGCCGGAGGTGTCCGCGCTCCGGCAGCGGGTCTTCGTCGCCGAGCAGGGCGTGCCGGCCGAGCTGGAGCTCGACGAGCGCGACGCGGCCGCCGTCCACGCCCTGAGCCGGGACGACGCCGGTCGGGTGGCCGCCACCGGCCGGCTGCTGCCCGACGCCGCCGGCCCGGGGCGGGCGATCGTGGGACGGATGGCCGCCGACGCCAGCGTCCGGGGCCGTGGGCACGGGTCCGCGGTGCTCGCCGTCCTGGAGGCCGAGGCCGCCGCTCGGGGGCAGCGGGCGGTCGAGCTGCACGCCCAGGTGAGCGCCCGCGGCTTCTACGACCGGGCCGGCTACACGGCGGTGGGGGAGCAGTACGAGGAGGCCGGGATCACCCACGTGACGATGGTCAAGGAGCTCCCGGCGCGCTGA
- the dnaE gene encoding DNA polymerase III subunit alpha, with protein MSSTPSSDSFAHLHVHTEYSMLDGAAKLGEVTKAAAAEGMPALAMTDHGNVFGAYDFYKQANAAGVKPIIGMEGYYTPGSRFDRAPYDFGDKLIDEEGDGGNNRGKAAYTHMTMLARTTEGMHNLFRISSMASLEGQYRKPRFDRDLLEKHGKGLIATTGCPSGEVNMWLRAGKYDKAVAAAADFQDIFGKENFYAEVMDHGLNIEKKTRPDLLKIAKDLGIPLLATNDLHYTHREDAQAHDALLCIQTGSRLNEPNRFKFNGDGYYLKSSAEMRALFSELPEACDNTLVVAEQCEVQFTEGADLMPRFPLPEGEDETSWFIKEVEAGLHKRYPAGIPDAVRKQADYETGIIAQMGFPGYFLVVADFINWAKDNGIRVGPGRGSAAGSMAAYAMGITDLDPLAHGLFFERFLNPERVSMPDVDIDFDDRRRGEVIQYVSQKYGEERVSQIVTYGTIKAKAAIKDAARVLDRPYSVGDELTKLMPPGVMGKDIPLSGIFDPKHDRYKEAAEFRARYESDPGAAEVVDQARKLEGLKRQWGVHAAGVIIGRYPLIDSIPIMRREADGAIITQFDYPTCETLGLLKMDFLGLRNLTVLDDALRNIVINGKDPVDLDEISKDLTDPATYALLSRGDTLGVFQFDGGPMRSLLRLMRPDNFEDISAVGALYRPGPMGANSHTNYALRKNGQQEITPIHPELAEPLAEILGGTYGLIVYQEQVMSIAQKVAGYSLGKADLLRRAMGKKKKSVLDAEYVGFEAGMKANGFSAAAVKTLWDILVPFADYAFNKAHSAAYGLISYWTAYLKANYPAEYMAGLLTSVQDDKERRPVYLAECRRMGIKVLPPDVNQSSWDFTAVGGDIRFGLASVRNVGHNVVASIVKAREEKGAFKDFADFMRKIDTVACNKKVIESLAKAGGFDSLGHSRQGIAAIHAQAVDSAMSLKRREAEGQFDLFGSFGEDDGAGIGDPLSAALDIPIPTADWSKSEKLVFERDMLGLYVSDHPLHGIEHVLTSHADTSLAEILSGGVEDGANVTIAGILTAVGPRTNKQGAPWAIATLEDLEAGIEVLFFPKTWAEVSEKVVRDQVIAVKGRISRRDDTPSLFAAEVTIPEITEGPRGPVLVSLPAARCTPPVVERLREVLGSHPGTTEVQLKLLNGGRETVLRLDQGLRVRPSTALMGDIKALLGPTSVALL; from the coding sequence GTGAGCAGCACCCCCTCGTCCGACTCGTTCGCACACCTGCACGTGCACACCGAGTACTCGATGCTCGACGGGGCGGCGAAGCTGGGTGAGGTGACGAAGGCGGCGGCCGCCGAGGGCATGCCGGCGCTGGCGATGACCGACCACGGCAACGTGTTCGGCGCCTACGACTTCTACAAGCAGGCGAACGCCGCCGGGGTCAAGCCGATCATCGGCATGGAGGGCTACTACACGCCCGGCTCGCGCTTCGACCGCGCACCGTACGACTTCGGCGACAAGCTCATCGACGAAGAGGGCGACGGCGGCAACAACCGCGGCAAGGCCGCCTACACGCACATGACGATGCTGGCCCGCACCACCGAGGGGATGCACAACCTCTTCCGCATCTCCTCCATGGCCAGCCTCGAGGGCCAGTACCGCAAGCCGCGCTTCGACCGCGACCTGCTGGAGAAGCACGGCAAGGGCCTGATCGCCACCACCGGCTGCCCGTCGGGCGAGGTGAACATGTGGCTGCGCGCCGGCAAGTACGACAAGGCCGTCGCCGCCGCGGCCGACTTCCAGGACATCTTCGGCAAGGAGAACTTCTACGCCGAGGTCATGGACCACGGCCTGAACATCGAGAAGAAGACCCGGCCGGACCTGCTCAAGATCGCCAAGGACCTCGGCATCCCGCTGCTGGCCACCAACGACCTGCACTACACCCACCGTGAGGACGCCCAGGCCCATGATGCGCTGCTGTGCATCCAGACCGGGTCGCGGCTCAACGAGCCCAACCGCTTCAAGTTCAACGGCGACGGCTACTACCTGAAGTCCTCGGCCGAGATGCGCGCGCTGTTCAGCGAGCTCCCCGAGGCCTGCGACAACACCCTGGTCGTCGCCGAGCAGTGCGAGGTCCAGTTCACCGAGGGTGCGGACCTCATGCCGCGCTTCCCGCTGCCCGAGGGGGAGGACGAGACCTCCTGGTTCATCAAGGAGGTCGAGGCCGGGCTGCACAAGCGGTACCCCGCCGGCATCCCGGACGCCGTGCGCAAGCAGGCCGACTACGAGACCGGGATCATCGCCCAGATGGGCTTCCCGGGGTACTTCCTCGTGGTCGCGGACTTCATCAACTGGGCCAAGGACAACGGCATCCGGGTCGGCCCCGGCCGTGGCTCGGCCGCCGGCTCCATGGCCGCCTACGCCATGGGCATCACCGACCTGGACCCGCTGGCGCACGGGCTGTTCTTCGAGCGGTTCCTCAACCCCGAGCGCGTGTCCATGCCCGACGTCGACATCGACTTCGACGACCGGCGCCGCGGCGAGGTCATCCAGTACGTCTCGCAGAAGTACGGCGAGGAGCGGGTCAGCCAGATCGTCACCTACGGCACGATCAAGGCCAAGGCCGCGATCAAGGACGCCGCCCGGGTGCTCGACCGGCCCTACTCCGTCGGTGACGAGCTGACCAAGCTCATGCCCCCGGGCGTCATGGGCAAGGACATCCCGCTGTCGGGGATCTTCGACCCCAAGCACGACCGCTACAAGGAGGCCGCGGAGTTCCGCGCCCGCTACGAGTCCGACCCCGGTGCCGCCGAGGTCGTCGACCAGGCCCGCAAGCTCGAGGGCCTGAAGCGCCAGTGGGGCGTGCACGCCGCCGGCGTCATCATCGGCCGCTACCCGCTGATCGACAGCATCCCGATCATGCGGCGCGAGGCCGACGGCGCGATCATCACGCAGTTCGACTACCCGACCTGCGAGACGCTCGGCCTGCTCAAGATGGACTTCCTGGGCCTGCGCAACCTCACCGTCCTCGACGACGCGCTGCGCAACATCGTGATCAACGGCAAGGACCCGGTCGACCTCGACGAGATCAGCAAGGACCTCACCGACCCGGCCACGTACGCCCTGCTCTCCCGCGGCGACACCCTGGGCGTCTTCCAGTTCGACGGCGGCCCGATGCGGTCGCTGCTGCGGCTGATGCGCCCGGACAACTTCGAGGACATCTCCGCCGTCGGTGCCCTCTACCGGCCCGGCCCGATGGGTGCCAACTCGCACACCAACTACGCGCTGCGCAAGAACGGCCAGCAGGAGATCACCCCGATCCACCCGGAGCTGGCCGAGCCGCTCGCGGAGATCCTGGGCGGCACCTACGGCCTGATCGTGTACCAGGAGCAGGTCATGTCGATCGCGCAGAAGGTCGCCGGGTACTCCCTCGGCAAGGCCGACCTGCTGCGCCGCGCGATGGGCAAGAAGAAGAAGTCGGTCCTGGACGCCGAGTACGTCGGCTTCGAGGCCGGCATGAAGGCCAACGGCTTCTCCGCCGCGGCGGTCAAGACGCTCTGGGACATCCTGGTGCCCTTCGCCGACTACGCGTTCAACAAGGCGCACTCGGCGGCCTACGGCCTGATCTCCTACTGGACGGCCTACCTCAAGGCCAACTACCCGGCCGAGTACATGGCCGGGCTGCTCACCAGCGTCCAGGACGACAAGGAACGGCGGCCGGTCTACCTGGCCGAGTGCCGCCGGATGGGCATCAAGGTCCTCCCGCCCGACGTCAACCAGTCCTCCTGGGACTTCACCGCCGTCGGTGGCGACATCCGCTTCGGCCTGGCCTCGGTGCGCAACGTCGGGCACAACGTCGTCGCCTCGATCGTCAAGGCGCGCGAGGAGAAGGGCGCGTTCAAGGACTTCGCCGACTTCATGCGCAAGATCGACACGGTGGCCTGCAACAAGAAGGTCATCGAGTCGCTGGCCAAGGCCGGTGGCTTCGACTCCCTGGGCCACTCGCGGCAGGGCATCGCAGCGATCCACGCGCAGGCCGTCGACTCGGCGATGAGCCTCAAGCGCCGGGAGGCCGAGGGCCAGTTCGACCTCTTCGGCAGCTTCGGTGAGGACGACGGAGCGGGCATCGGTGACCCGCTCAGCGCCGCGCTGGACATCCCGATCCCCACCGCGGACTGGTCGAAGTCGGAGAAGCTGGTCTTCGAGCGCGACATGCTCGGCCTCTACGTCTCCGACCACCCGCTGCACGGCATCGAGCACGTCCTCACCTCGCACGCCGACACCTCGCTGGCCGAGATCCTGTCCGGCGGCGTGGAGGACGGCGCCAACGTGACCATCGCCGGCATCCTCACCGCGGTCGGGCCGCGCACCAACAAGCAGGGCGCGCCGTGGGCGATCGCCACGCTCGAGGACCTCGAGGCCGGCATCGAGGTGCTGTTCTTCCCCAAGACGTGGGCCGAGGTGTCGGAGAAGGTCGTCCGCGACCAGGTCATCGCGGTCAAGGGCCGGATCAGCCGCCGCGACGACACCCCGTCGCTGTTCGCCGCCGAGGTCACCATCCCGGAGATCACCGAGGGCCCCCGCGGCCCGGTGCTGGTCAGCCTGCCGGCGGCACGGTGCACGCCGCCGGTGGTGGAGCGGCTGCGCGAGGTGCTGGGCAGCCACCCGGGCACGACCGAGGTGCAGCTCAAGCTGCTCAACGGCGGCCGGGAGACGGTGCTGCGGCTGGACCAGGGGCTGCGGGTGCGGCCGAGCACGGCGCTGATGGGCGACATCAAGGCGCTGCTGGGCCCCACCAGCGTCGCCCTGCTGTGA